GGAATTGGTCCAGAGCTGATAAAATCAAGATTTTTATGGTCCGTATGCTGAATAATCTCATCAATCGTACTTTGGTTGACGAGGTAATTGCTGAGCCCTTTGTCATTAGTGCCGCCTATAGCCCGGTGTAATTTTGGACGTCGCAGATCGGCACCGATCAATATTACCTTTTTATCGATCAGGGCAAGTGTGCTGGAGAGGTTAAGGGCAACAAAGGACTTCCCTTCTCCGGCAACGTCCGAAGTAATACAGATCACTTTGCTCATCTTTTCCGAAGCCAAAAAATTAAGATTGGTACGTACCGATCGTACCGATTCGGCAAAAATAGACCTGGGCTTTGTTAAAGCCAGGATTTGTGAACTGTCTTCATCGATTGGGTCCGGAAATTTTCTGATCATACCTACAATAGGTATTGTAGTCATATTTTCAACAGATTCTTTATCATAGATAAATGGATTTAAGACTCTGACGAACACGATGATTCCCAATCCCATCAACAATCCAAGAATAATGGCGCTGCGGTAAATCTTTGCCACATTAGGCGATATTGGAGTGTAGTTAACCTGTGCAGGTTCAATAATTGTTGCACCCGGAAGAATTGCAGACCTGTTGATTTGTGCTTCAAGCTTTTTCTCAGATAAAAAGGAATACACCTTTTCATTGATTTCGAAGTCGCGAAGTAAACTGATCATGTCTTTTTCGGCAGCGGGAAAAGCGGATACTTGCCGGTCAGCCTGTGATAGCTGCGTATTGATATAGGCTATATTCTTTTGAATTCGCTGGTTTGAGGCACTAATATTTTGTAATGCGGCATTTTTGACCTGAGTAATCTGACGGTTTACCTCTTCTACAGTCTCGGATGTGCTGTTGTATGTTTTTAGCAATATATTTTTATCATTAAGCAGATCATTCAGCTTACTGATCAACATCCCCAGCAGGGGATCTATATTGCCTTCCAGGTTGAAATTTAGACTTGCATGGTGCTTATCATCTGTGACTTGCTTTTTTAACTGATCAATGGCCATCAGTTGTATTTTTAATAGGGAACGTTGTGACTCCAGATCGCTCACTTTTGATAAGGCAATACCTGCGGATGAGTTGACGTTCATGATGCCCGAACGCTGTTTGTATTTTTCTAAAGAGCTTTCGGAGCTTTTTACCTTTGAAGAAAGGTATTCCTGCTGTTCGTTGATAAAGCGGATCATTTGGGTGGCTGACTGCGCTTTTTGATTCCGGTCATAACTCAGATAACCGGTCATGATGGCGTTCAATATATCTGCTGCAAAGCGAGGATTGGAGTCTGTTTGTTGCAAGTTGACGATATTGGAGTTCTTGGCGGCTTCACTCGTCCTTAAGCCCTCGTTGACTCTTTCCAGAAGAGTTTCTGGCGTGTTAAACCTAAACAAGTAAACAATATTGGGGGGTATTAGCCCGGCGTATTTAATGGTAAATCCTACATGCCCAATGTTTAGCGGGGTATTGTAAGTGCAGGTCTTTTGCATCTCCTTACCGGAGGCATTCCAGCTAAGGCTGAATGTTTTTCGATCTATTGGTTTAAATGTAATGAGGCCCGGATAAAAATTCAGACTGTCAAACTTAGATATCATGATCTGAAGTGGCTTTTGTGGATACAAATCATAATTGCGCATCCGGCCCGAAATGTAAAAGCTAATGTTGTAGTCTAGTTGCTTAATGGCACTCAACAGTAAGTTTCTACTCTGTAATATGAATTTTTCACTTTGTAAATTAGCGGGGCTCCGGCCCGAGCTGCTCATCGCATTGACAAGATCGGATAGTTCTGATTTTTTTTCCTCAAACTTTAGAATACCTGATGTGGCATAAGTTTTTGGTGTATACCATAAATAAGCATAGGCAATTAATAGAGCTGTTAAAATTGATGCAACCAGTAAATACCAACGACTAAGTAATATCCGGGCTATTTTTAAATAGTCAATTTCCCTGACGCTGCCTCTTTTTTGAACTTTTTCCATTTCCTGCATCAACGGGTAATTGTATAGATGAGCAATGCTGTGTTTAATAAGGCAATAACCGGCTGTAAAATGGCTGACATGGTTTGTAATTTTTCAGATCGTATGGCCCGCTTATTTTGGGCCACATAAATGATGTCATTATTTTGCAACATAGTTCTGGAATCAGAAAGTGTGCGGAGGTCGGTAAGGTCGAGGTCTATTACTTGTTGGGTTTGCATCCCGCCCCGGATTATTTTTATATTTTTACTATTCGCTTTATCGGTAAGTCCCCCTGCCTCTCCAATAACTTCAACCAAAGAAGTATGGTCTTTTAAGAGGTTGTAGGTGCCCTGATTTTTGACTTCTCCTAGTAAAGTTACTTTTAAGTTAATAATTTTCAATTCAATGATTGGGTCTTTCAGTTCCCTCCGGTAAAGCATTTCTATCTGATTTGCTGCCCCCCTGCGGGTTAGTCCCCCAACCTTTACACGTCCCAGTATAGGTAGCCCAATCGTACTATCTTGTTCAACCCGGTAAGTTTGTCCAGTGTTGTTATTTGACCCCTCTTTTTCTTTTGTAATGGGTTCATTAACAATTAGGTTTCTGTTTTGTAAGTTTTTTATCTGTAGCAGATCCTCAGGTTTTATCAGATAATCCGGAGGATTGTAGCCGTTATTTTGGGTGGTATTAATAGCTGATTTATTTTCGAAAAGCGCCTGTTTTTGTCTGTTTGAGCAAGAAAAACTAGCAAATAGGATGCTCATAACGATCAATAAATTGATGATTTTTTTGACAAAACCCATATTAAAAACCTACCTTGATTCCCATAGCAATATGCCGAAGTGCCAAAAGTACATATTAATTATAAAAAAATGTGATTAATTATTAAATTCGTTGCTATGGTTAATGTAAAAGTTTCGTTAGTTACAATATCGTATAATTCGGTAAAAACAATACAACAATGCATTGATTCTGTCGCAAGCCAAACCTATAAAAACGTTGAATACATCATTATTGACGGTAATTCTAGCGACGGCACCCGGGATGTTATCCTTAAAAATAAGGCGCATATTCACTATTTTAAATCAGAGGAAGATGATGGGATTTATGATGCCATGAATAAAGGAATTATACAAGCGACAGGAGATGTGGTAGGACTGCTAAATGCAGATGACTATTTTGCTAACAATAATGTAGTAAGTGAAATAGCTGCGTCTTTTTCGCAAAATAATGCCGATCTTTTGTATGCCGATTTGGATTATGTAAACCAAAACGGCAAGGTAATGCGCAGGTGGAGATCTGGCAATTATTTGCATCGTAAATTTAATTGGGGCTGGATGCCACCACATCCAACTTTTTACGCAAAAAGAGAAATGTTTGAGCATCTGGGTTTGTATAATTCCGGGTACGGTACTGCTGCTGATTATGAACTAATGCTCCGTTTTATGTACTTAAATAAGGCTAAGGTTTTTTACTTAAATAAAGTAATAGTTAATATGACCATGGGGGGAGTAAGTAACCGGAATTTTATAAATCGAATTAAAGCCTGGAAATGTGATTTTAGAGCAATGACCAATAATCATATAAATATGCCATTCCTAAGTCTTGTGTTAAAACCGTTAAGGAAGGTAGGGCAGTTTAACAGGTTAATGAGCAGATCATGATTTCGTTTTTTAGTACAAAAAAAAATATAAGTGAAGTGGAGTGGCTAGGTGTTGATGTGCATAATCATTTATTGCCCGGTATTGATGATGGGGCTATAGATATTGTACAATCTATCAGTTTTATCAAAGCATTGAATGAGCTGGGCTTCCATAAATTTATATGCACACCACATATTTTTACAGAGTTGTATCCCAATACCACCGAAACCATTACACAGGCTTTAATGGATGTTAAAGCTGCTTTGGCTAAAACGGAATTAAATGTTGAAGTGAATGCCGCTGCAGAATATATGGTAGACGAAACATTTAAGTTAACTAAAAATTTATTGTGCTTACCCGGGCAGCATATCCTGATTGAAATGTCATACTTATCAGAAATGCCACAAATTGAACAGGTTATTTTTGATCTTCAGCTGGCTGGGTTTAAAGTGATTCTTGCGCACCCCGAACGCTATTTTTTTTACCATAAAAAGCCAGAACGGTATGAAAGGTTAAAAGATATGGGTGTTTTATTTCAATTAAATTTATTGGCATTAAGCGGGTATTATGGGCCTGAGGTGAAATTGGCAGCAGGATATCTTTTAAAAAAACATTACTACGATTTTGCAGGGACAGACTTGCATCATCAAAAGCATTTAAAAGCACTTCAGGATTTTATTTGCAGTGGAGGGTTATATAAAATGATAGGCCACTATCCTTTCAAAAATAAAGCGCTTTTTTAAGGTCTGCTATATAATAAGGTAATATAAAAAATTTGGGATAGGCTTAGGCATGACAGTACATGACAGAAGTGTACTGTGATTGCTCTATTTTAGGCGAACCAAATTTAAAAACCTAAAACATGCACATTCTTTTCGGAGTTATTTTTCATTTCATCGGGGGCTTTGCCTCCGGTAGTTTTTACATCCCTTTCAAAAAAGTAAAAAGCTGGTCCTGGGAAACTTATTGGATCATTGGTGGATTGTTTTCGTGGTTAATCGTTCCGCCATTGGCTGCCTGGTTAACTATTCCTGGCTTTATGGATATCATTACCCAGACGGATGGTAAAATTTTATTGCTGACTTATTTCTTTGGTTTGTTGTGGGGGATTGGTGGGTTAACCTATGGTTTGGGGGTACGCTATCTCGGTATATCGTTAGGTAGTACCATCATTCTGGGACTTTGCTCGGTATTCGGTGCTTTGATTCCTTCTCTTTATTATGATTTTAATCCAACCCCAGGTAAAGATAGTTTATCTGATATGGCTGGTAGTCATTGGGGACAAATGGTCTTGCTTGGATTGCTGGTTAGTGTAATCGGTATCATCGTATGCGGGTTAGCCGGTAACATGAAAGAGAAAGATCTTGTAGCTTCGGGAAAGGCAGATCCTTCTAATAAAGAATATAAGCTGGGAATTGGACTCGTTGTATCTATTATATCAGGTATTTTAAGTGCCTGTTTTGCTTTTGGTATTGATGCCGGTAAAGACATGGCACATCATGCTAACGAAGCCTGGAAGGTTCTTAATCCTGAACAGGGAGAGTTTCTTTTTCAAAACAATGTAACCTATGTAGTTATTTTATGGGGGGGCTTAACTACCAATTTATTCTGGTGTATGCTGCTGAACTCCCGCAATAAAACTTTTGGTGATTATACAGATAAAAAAGCGCCTTTACTTAAAAATTATATCTTCTGTGCCCTTGCCGGTACCACCTGGTTTTTACAGTTCTTCTTTTACGGAATGGGCGAAAGTAAGCTGGGTAACGGAGCAAGTGGATGGATCTTACACATGGCCTGTATCATTCTGGTTGCTAATGGATGGGGCCTGTTCTTTAAGGAATGGAGTGGTGTAAAAAAGAAAACTTTTGGAACCGTAATCAGCGGAATTGTAATCCTTATTCTATCCATACTCATTGTGGGCTATGGAAATTCAATCAAATAAAAAACAAAAACAATTAATTTAAATATTTTTATGAGTACTCGAACAACC
This is a stretch of genomic DNA from Candidatus Pedobacter colombiensis. It encodes these proteins:
- a CDS encoding polysaccharide biosynthesis tyrosine autokinase, with the translated sequence MEKVQKRGSVREIDYLKIARILLSRWYLLVASILTALLIAYAYLWYTPKTYATSGILKFEEKKSELSDLVNAMSSSGRSPANLQSEKFILQSRNLLLSAIKQLDYNISFYISGRMRNYDLYPQKPLQIMISKFDSLNFYPGLITFKPIDRKTFSLSWNASGKEMQKTCTYNTPLNIGHVGFTIKYAGLIPPNIVYLFRFNTPETLLERVNEGLRTSEAAKNSNIVNLQQTDSNPRFAADILNAIMTGYLSYDRNQKAQSATQMIRFINEQQEYLSSKVKSSESSLEKYKQRSGIMNVNSSAGIALSKVSDLESQRSLLKIQLMAIDQLKKQVTDDKHHASLNFNLEGNIDPLLGMLISKLNDLLNDKNILLKTYNSTSETVEEVNRQITQVKNAALQNISASNQRIQKNIAYINTQLSQADRQVSAFPAAEKDMISLLRDFEINEKVYSFLSEKKLEAQINRSAILPGATIIEPAQVNYTPISPNVAKIYRSAIILGLLMGLGIIVFVRVLNPFIYDKESVENMTTIPIVGMIRKFPDPIDEDSSQILALTKPRSIFAESVRSVRTNLNFLASEKMSKVICITSDVAGEGKSFVALNLSSTLALIDKKVILIGADLRRPKLHRAIGGTNDKGLSNYLVNQSTIDEIIQHTDHKNLDFISSGPIPPNPAELLHNERLTDLLAELKKRYEVIMIDTAPVGLVSDSIPLICRSDINLFVIRYGKSRHNSAMIPQALAQEYNLNNMAIVLNAFEENILQSGYYKHNTSQGRLQYYADYNGYQGSGYFEDEKKLKWWSIRR
- a CDS encoding polysaccharide biosynthesis/export family protein gives rise to the protein MSILFASFSCSNRQKQALFENKSAINTTQNNGYNPPDYLIKPEDLLQIKNLQNRNLIVNEPITKEKEGSNNNTGQTYRVEQDSTIGLPILGRVKVGGLTRRGAANQIEMLYRRELKDPIIELKIINLKVTLLGEVKNQGTYNLLKDHTSLVEVIGEAGGLTDKANSKNIKIIRGGMQTQQVIDLDLTDLRTLSDSRTMLQNNDIIYVAQNKRAIRSEKLQTMSAILQPVIALLNTALLIYTITR
- a CDS encoding glycosyltransferase family 2 protein yields the protein MVNVKVSLVTISYNSVKTIQQCIDSVASQTYKNVEYIIIDGNSSDGTRDVILKNKAHIHYFKSEEDDGIYDAMNKGIIQATGDVVGLLNADDYFANNNVVSEIAASFSQNNADLLYADLDYVNQNGKVMRRWRSGNYLHRKFNWGWMPPHPTFYAKREMFEHLGLYNSGYGTAADYELMLRFMYLNKAKVFYLNKVIVNMTMGGVSNRNFINRIKAWKCDFRAMTNNHINMPFLSLVLKPLRKVGQFNRLMSRS
- a CDS encoding histidinol phosphatase, encoding MISFFSTKKNISEVEWLGVDVHNHLLPGIDDGAIDIVQSISFIKALNELGFHKFICTPHIFTELYPNTTETITQALMDVKAALAKTELNVEVNAAAEYMVDETFKLTKNLLCLPGQHILIEMSYLSEMPQIEQVIFDLQLAGFKVILAHPERYFFYHKKPERYERLKDMGVLFQLNLLALSGYYGPEVKLAAGYLLKKHYYDFAGTDLHHQKHLKALQDFICSGGLYKMIGHYPFKNKALF
- the rhaT gene encoding L-rhamnose/proton symporter RhaT, translating into MHILFGVIFHFIGGFASGSFYIPFKKVKSWSWETYWIIGGLFSWLIVPPLAAWLTIPGFMDIITQTDGKILLLTYFFGLLWGIGGLTYGLGVRYLGISLGSTIILGLCSVFGALIPSLYYDFNPTPGKDSLSDMAGSHWGQMVLLGLLVSVIGIIVCGLAGNMKEKDLVASGKADPSNKEYKLGIGLVVSIISGILSACFAFGIDAGKDMAHHANEAWKVLNPEQGEFLFQNNVTYVVILWGGLTTNLFWCMLLNSRNKTFGDYTDKKAPLLKNYIFCALAGTTWFLQFFFYGMGESKLGNGASGWILHMACIILVANGWGLFFKEWSGVKKKTFGTVISGIVILILSILIVGYGNSIK